In Pseudomonas fluorescens, a genomic segment contains:
- a CDS encoding PDR/VanB family oxidoreductase, producing the protein MSAALKVQVSAARMLTPVVRELTLTACDGTLPGFSPGSHVQVHLPLADGTVRNAYSLTSDPAHLHHYRIAVRLQDASRGGSQYLHRQVRVGDTLQLSPPANLFAPHGTARRHILIAAGIGITPFMAYIAALEQQQADFELHYLFRPGLSDAYLDELQQRLGPRLHSYERRPDLNRILANRPLGSHVYSCGPQSLLDAVELEATRLGWSPKRVHSEAFKGAQPGQPFDLHLLRSGRRLRVEAEQSLLEALEHAGLQVPNLCRGGVCGQCITRHNGGAIEHRDSFLSPAEQAEFLMPCVSRGHGPCVSLDL; encoded by the coding sequence ATGAGCGCGGCCCTGAAGGTTCAGGTCAGCGCCGCAAGAATGCTCACGCCGGTGGTGCGCGAACTCACCCTGACCGCCTGCGACGGTACCCTGCCCGGCTTCTCGCCCGGCAGCCATGTGCAAGTGCATCTGCCGCTGGCCGACGGCACGGTGCGCAACGCCTATTCGCTGACCAGCGACCCGGCGCACCTGCACCACTACCGCATCGCCGTGCGCCTGCAAGACGCTTCGCGTGGCGGCTCGCAGTACCTGCATCGGCAGGTGCGGGTCGGCGACACCTTGCAGCTCTCGCCGCCGGCCAATCTGTTCGCGCCCCACGGCACCGCGCGCCGGCATATCCTCATCGCTGCCGGGATCGGTATCACGCCGTTCATGGCCTATATCGCCGCGCTGGAACAGCAGCAGGCCGACTTCGAACTGCATTACCTGTTCCGCCCGGGCCTCAGCGACGCCTATCTCGACGAGTTGCAACAACGCCTAGGCCCGCGCCTGCACAGCTACGAACGGCGCCCGGACCTGAACCGGATCCTCGCCAACCGGCCACTGGGCAGCCACGTCTACAGCTGTGGCCCGCAGTCTCTGCTCGACGCGGTCGAGCTTGAGGCCACCCGCCTCGGTTGGTCGCCCAAGCGCGTGCATTCCGAAGCCTTCAAGGGTGCCCAGCCGGGCCAGCCGTTCGACCTGCACCTGCTGCGCAGCGGCCGGCGCCTGCGGGTCGAGGCCGAGCAAAGCCTGCTCGAAGCCCTGGAGCACGCAGGACTACAGGTGCCCAACCTGTGCCGTGGCGGGGTCTGCGGCCAGTGCATCACCCGGCACAACGGCGGCGCCATCGAACACCGTGACAGTTTCCTCAGCCCGGCCGAGCAGGCCGAATTTCTGATGCCCTGCGTCTCGCGCGGCCACGGCCCCTGCGTTTCGCTGGACCTCTAG
- a CDS encoding heme-dependent oxidative N-demethylase family protein: MPLQSSPVLSYRDDFSFRNSPAAIRRFPFPFIEDSYLYSVNIEPATSRDPGSIYEHAFDIDEHYRSEMAERALVLDQDPRRYLVMPHMQVAAWDALQMLMQHLAADYPQWFSLTQDGEHWHWRNHLLDIDQPFIFGDATSLPCAPLEYIGRQVQGDFALLDQRDGDLYMDAGLVTSPADWSLAFDAGMSFKQWHAPVPMAHQMGVFDRALKYLLNLQVGQPVRRLNWTLTINPRLDSSPETFHQWGADRGQITAQNVGQQVHLRVELQVMARLPRSHAVMFSIRTYLISLDELVTQPGWGCRLHRVLRDLPDPIADYKGMTRYRRTLVEWLSQFDPLA; encoded by the coding sequence ATGCCCCTGCAATCGAGCCCCGTGTTGAGCTATCGCGACGATTTCAGCTTTCGCAACAGCCCGGCGGCGATCCGGCGCTTCCCCTTTCCCTTCATCGAGGACAGCTACCTGTACTCGGTGAATATCGAACCGGCCACCTCCCGCGACCCCGGCTCGATCTATGAGCACGCCTTCGACATCGACGAGCACTACCGCTCGGAAATGGCCGAGCGCGCCCTGGTGCTGGACCAGGACCCGCGCCGCTACCTGGTGATGCCGCACATGCAAGTGGCGGCCTGGGATGCGTTGCAGATGCTCATGCAGCACCTGGCCGCCGACTACCCGCAGTGGTTCAGCCTGACGCAAGACGGCGAGCACTGGCATTGGCGCAACCACCTGCTGGACATCGACCAGCCCTTCATCTTCGGCGACGCCACCAGCCTGCCCTGCGCACCGCTGGAGTACATCGGCCGTCAGGTGCAGGGGGATTTCGCCCTGCTCGACCAGCGCGACGGCGACCTGTACATGGACGCCGGCCTGGTCACCAGCCCGGCCGACTGGTCGCTGGCGTTCGATGCCGGCATGAGTTTCAAGCAATGGCACGCACCGGTGCCCATGGCCCATCAGATGGGCGTGTTCGACCGCGCGCTGAAGTACCTGCTCAACCTGCAGGTCGGCCAGCCCGTGCGGCGCTTGAACTGGACCCTGACCATCAACCCGCGCCTGGATTCATCCCCCGAGACGTTCCATCAATGGGGCGCCGATCGCGGCCAGATCACCGCGCAGAACGTCGGGCAGCAGGTGCACCTGCGGGTCGAGCTGCAAGTGATGGCGCGCCTGCCGCGCAGCCACGCGGTGATGTTCAGCATCCGTACCTACCTGATCAGCCTGGACGAGCTGGTCACGCAACCCGGCTGGGGCTGTCGCCTGCACCGCGTGCTGCGCGACCTGCCCGACCCCATCGCCGACTACAAGGGCATGACCCGCTACCGCCGCACGCTGGTCGAGTGGCTGAGCCAGTTTGACCCACTCGCGTGA
- a CDS encoding aminomethyltransferase family protein, which yields MTHSWRISALAERHRALGSNLEDWNGMGTAWTYSSALADHHEAIRTRAGLMDVSGLKKVHYVGPHAESLLQWATTRDIAKLYPGKSVYASMLDEDGKFVDDCIVYRTGPNAFMVVHGAGSGHEMLVRSALGRQVAVLFDDDLHDLSLQGPLAVDFLAEHVPGIRQLAYFHHLQTRLFERPVMISRTGYTGERGYEIFCKAADAPFLWDSILEQGAGLGIIPCAFTALDWLRVESSLMFFPYDNSQMYPFADQKAGDTLWEMGLDFTVSPGKSAFRGAEEHQRLRGQERFKITGVLLEGVRAAEAGDTLWQGNRQVGVITCGMYSRLSKRSMAIARMSVACSEPGIAVQVRGSLEASASTHALPFDDPQKTKRTAKG from the coding sequence ATGACCCACTCCTGGCGTATCTCTGCATTGGCCGAACGGCACCGCGCCCTTGGCTCGAACCTTGAAGACTGGAACGGCATGGGCACCGCCTGGACCTACAGCAGTGCACTGGCCGACCACCACGAAGCGATCCGCACCCGCGCCGGCCTGATGGACGTGTCGGGGCTGAAAAAAGTCCATTACGTGGGGCCCCACGCCGAGAGCCTGTTGCAGTGGGCGACCACCCGCGACATCGCCAAGCTCTACCCCGGCAAATCGGTGTACGCCTCGATGCTCGACGAGGACGGCAAATTCGTCGATGACTGCATCGTCTACCGCACCGGGCCCAATGCGTTCATGGTGGTGCATGGCGCCGGCAGCGGGCATGAAATGCTGGTGCGCTCGGCCCTGGGCCGGCAAGTGGCGGTGCTGTTCGATGACGACCTGCACGACCTGTCGCTGCAAGGCCCGCTGGCGGTGGACTTCCTCGCCGAACACGTGCCCGGCATCCGCCAACTGGCGTACTTCCACCACCTGCAAACCCGCCTGTTCGAGCGCCCGGTGATGATCTCCCGCACCGGCTACACCGGTGAGCGCGGCTACGAGATTTTCTGCAAGGCCGCCGACGCGCCGTTCCTGTGGGACAGCATCCTCGAACAGGGCGCCGGCCTGGGGATCATCCCCTGCGCCTTCACCGCCCTGGACTGGCTGCGGGTGGAAAGCTCGCTGATGTTCTTCCCCTACGACAACTCGCAGATGTACCCCTTCGCCGACCAGAAGGCCGGCGACACCCTCTGGGAAATGGGCCTGGACTTCACCGTTTCGCCGGGCAAAAGCGCGTTCCGGGGCGCCGAAGAACACCAGCGCCTGCGCGGCCAGGAGCGTTTCAAGATCACCGGCGTGCTGCTTGAGGGCGTGCGTGCCGCCGAGGCCGGCGACACCTTGTGGCAGGGCAACCGGCAAGTCGGCGTGATCACCTGCGGCATGTATTCGCGCCTGAGCAAACGCTCGATGGCCATCGCGCGCATGAGCGTCGCCTGTTCCGAACCCGGTATTGCCGTGCAGGTGCGCGGCAGCCTTGAGGCCAGCGCCAGCACCCACGCCCTGCCCTTCGATGACCCGCAAAAAACCAAGCGCACGGCCAAGGGCTGA
- the purU gene encoding formyltetrahydrofolate deformylase has protein sequence MDASREHYILKITCPAASGIVAAISACLARQQCYISELAQFDDEFTGQFFMRAVFRFNTGVSGDIGALREGLGDLAGGFDMHWQLFSSRQPTRVLLMVSKFDHCLTDLLYRHRKGEMDMHITAVVSNHLDLRAMAEREGIRFIYLPITQDTKASQEAELMRIIEDTQTDLVVLARYMQILSDGLCQHLSGRAINIHHSFLPGFKGAKPYHQAYDRGVKLIGATAHYVTSDLDEGPIIEQEIQRVDHTHLPDSLVAIGRDTETVALSKALKYHLEHRVFINQDKTVIFR, from the coding sequence ATGGACGCCTCCCGCGAACATTACATCCTCAAGATCACCTGCCCGGCGGCGTCCGGGATCGTCGCCGCGATCAGCGCCTGCCTGGCCCGGCAGCAGTGCTACATCAGCGAGCTGGCGCAGTTCGACGACGAGTTCACCGGGCAGTTCTTCATGCGCGCGGTGTTCCGCTTCAACACCGGCGTCAGCGGCGATATCGGCGCCCTGCGCGAAGGCCTGGGCGACCTGGCCGGCGGGTTCGATATGCACTGGCAGTTGTTCAGCTCACGCCAACCGACCCGCGTACTGCTGATGGTCAGCAAATTCGACCACTGCCTCACCGACCTGCTCTACCGCCACCGCAAGGGCGAGATGGACATGCACATCACCGCCGTGGTCTCCAACCACCTGGACCTGCGGGCGATGGCCGAGCGCGAAGGCATCCGCTTCATCTACCTGCCGATCACCCAGGACACCAAGGCCAGCCAGGAAGCCGAGCTGATGCGCATCATCGAAGACACCCAGACCGACCTGGTGGTGCTCGCGCGCTACATGCAGATCCTGTCTGACGGCCTGTGCCAGCACCTGTCGGGGCGGGCGATCAATATCCATCACTCGTTCCTCCCAGGGTTCAAGGGCGCCAAGCCCTACCACCAGGCCTATGACCGTGGCGTCAAGCTGATCGGCGCCACCGCCCACTACGTCACCAGCGACCTGGATGAGGGCCCGATCATCGAGCAGGAAATCCAGCGCGTCGACCATACCCACTTGCCCGACTCGCTGGTCGCCATCGGCCGCGACACCGAAACCGTGGCCCTTTCCAAGGCCCTGAAATACCACCTGGAACACCGGGTGTTCATCAACCAGGACAAGACAGTGATCTTTCGCTGA
- a CDS encoding dimethylamine monooxygenase subunit DmmA family protein, whose protein sequence is MTHTLSRPIVVMQSATACTEVVATLDQPVLLNGEQPDFARRLQQALSSATVGCRLYLLGDEAFVWRIHAQARAAGLEDDEISMTCATPGLRQVYCAHCGLTQAAGPAPSLNCIGCHVGLEVRTHFSRRLGAYLGVCHNPDQPYAGFQP, encoded by the coding sequence ATGACGCACACCCTCAGCCGCCCCATCGTGGTGATGCAATCGGCGACCGCCTGCACGGAGGTGGTCGCCACGCTGGACCAGCCGGTACTGCTGAACGGCGAACAACCCGACTTCGCGCGCCGCCTGCAACAGGCATTGAGCAGCGCCACCGTGGGGTGCCGGCTTTACCTGCTGGGAGATGAAGCCTTTGTCTGGCGTATCCATGCGCAAGCCCGCGCCGCAGGCCTGGAAGACGACGAGATCAGCATGACCTGCGCCACGCCCGGCCTACGCCAGGTGTATTGCGCCCACTGTGGCCTGACCCAGGCTGCCGGGCCAGCGCCCTCATTGAACTGCATCGGCTGCCACGTCGGGCTTGAAGTGCGTACGCATTTCTCCCGGCGCCTGGGGGCTTACCTCGGCGTGTGCCACAACCCCGACCAGCCCTATGCAGGGTTCCAGCCATGA